The following proteins are encoded in a genomic region of Streptomyces gobiensis:
- a CDS encoding methylated-DNA--[protein]-cysteine S-methyltransferase, with product MTAISATSAASAAWTVRDTPVGPLLLAATGAGLVTIVFHADERTTGQALTRLAGRLGTEPIRSDGDPVLSETAGQLDAYFRGAPGPFTVPLDWSLTSGFAARVLHLLADTVPYGSVVGYQELADRAGEPGAARAVGAAMGSNPLPVVVPCHRVVESSGGIGGFGGGLETKRALLALEGVLPEPLF from the coding sequence ATGACGGCGATCTCAGCGACCTCAGCGGCCTCAGCGGCCTGGACCGTACGGGATACCCCGGTCGGCCCACTGCTGCTGGCCGCGACGGGTGCGGGCCTGGTGACCATCGTCTTCCACGCCGATGAGCGGACGACGGGCCAGGCCCTCACCCGGCTCGCCGGGCGGCTGGGCACCGAGCCGATACGTTCCGATGGCGATCCGGTGCTGAGCGAAACCGCCGGCCAGCTCGACGCGTACTTCCGGGGTGCGCCGGGTCCCTTCACGGTGCCGCTGGACTGGTCGCTGACCTCGGGCTTTGCCGCACGGGTGCTGCACCTGCTGGCCGACACCGTGCCCTACGGCAGCGTGGTGGGCTATCAGGAGCTGGCCGACCGGGCCGGGGAGCCCGGCGCGGCGCGTGCGGTGGGAGCGGCCATGGGGTCCAATCCGCTGCCGGTCGTGGTGCCGTGTCACCGGGTGGTGGAGAGCAGTGGTGGCATCGGGGGCTTCGGCGGGGGCTTGGAGACAAAGCGCGCGCTCCTCGCACTGGAGGGAGTGCTCCCGGAGCCGCTGTTCTGA